A window of the bacterium genome harbors these coding sequences:
- the folP gene encoding dihydropteroate synthase gives MASVWETARGPVTLDRPRIVGILNVTPDSFWDGGRYAALDAAVACAAALIEHGADIIDVGGESTRPGARSVPVEEERARVVPVVRELLRRWPDLIVSVDTVKAEVAGAALAEGAAVVNDVSGLRLDPRLGEVVAEAGAGLVLMHSRGSVEEMASYDTARYGPDPVGEIASELAAALDRATAAGIPRSAIVLDPGLGFSKRTEHSVAVIAHLDRILTLGRPVLVGPSRKRFVGELAGGLPPAERLEGTLAACVVALQRGARLFRVHDVLAVRRALTVAEALLSAP, from the coding sequence ATGGCGTCGGTCTGGGAGACGGCGCGCGGGCCGGTGACGCTGGATCGCCCGCGCATCGTCGGAATCCTCAACGTCACGCCCGATTCCTTCTGGGATGGCGGCAGGTACGCGGCCCTGGATGCGGCGGTCGCATGCGCCGCCGCGCTGATCGAGCACGGCGCGGACATCATTGACGTCGGGGGCGAGTCCACGCGCCCGGGCGCGCGCTCGGTCCCGGTCGAGGAGGAGCGGGCGCGCGTCGTGCCGGTGGTCCGGGAGCTGCTGCGGCGCTGGCCCGACCTGATCGTCTCCGTGGACACCGTGAAGGCCGAAGTGGCGGGGGCCGCCCTCGCGGAGGGCGCGGCGGTGGTGAACGACGTGTCCGGCCTGCGCCTGGACCCCCGCCTGGGCGAGGTGGTCGCGGAAGCCGGCGCGGGCCTCGTGCTCATGCACTCGCGCGGCTCCGTCGAGGAGATGGCGAGCTACGACACCGCCCGCTACGGCCCGGACCCGGTGGGGGAGATCGCCTCCGAGCTGGCCGCCGCACTGGACCGCGCGACCGCCGCCGGGATCCCGCGGTCCGCCATCGTCCTCGACCCGGGGCTCGGCTTCTCCAAGCGCACTGAGCACAGCGTGGCGGTCATCGCCCACCTCGACCGGATCCTGACGCTGGGACGGCCCGTGCTGGTCGGGCCGTCCCGGAAGCGGTTCGTGGGCGAGCTGGCCGGCGGCCTCCCGCCGGCCGAACGACTCGAGGGGACGCTCGCCGCCTGCGTCGTCGCGCTCCAGCGCGGGGCGCGCCTGTTCCGCGTGCACGACGTGCTCGCCGTCCGCCGTGCCCTGACCGTGGCCGAAGCCCTGCTCAGCGCACCGTGA
- a CDS encoding purine-nucleoside phosphorylase, with product MASSADALRRELREAVAAVRERTAFEPEIGIILGSGLGALADEIELEAAIPYEELPHFPLSTVETHTGRLLLGRLEGRRVAVLQGRFHRYEGYSLQQVTFPVRVLYLLGARILVVSAACGGMNPLWEPGDLVLLDDHINLLGDNPLIGPNLDELGPRFPDMSEPYDRDLQRLAQEVALELRIPLRRGVYVAVPGPNLETRAEYRMLRGMGADVVGMSTVPEVIVARHMGMRVLGCAIITDSCLPDALEPTAFERIVEIAMAAEPKLTALIRGVLARLGPAGAV from the coding sequence ATGGCGTCGTCGGCGGACGCGCTCCGTCGGGAGCTGCGGGAGGCCGTCGCGGCGGTGCGGGAGCGGACGGCGTTCGAGCCGGAGATCGGCATCATCCTTGGATCCGGTCTCGGCGCGCTGGCCGACGAGATCGAGCTCGAGGCGGCGATCCCCTACGAAGAGCTGCCGCACTTCCCGCTCTCCACGGTGGAGACCCACACGGGCCGGCTGCTGCTCGGGCGCCTGGAAGGGCGGCGGGTGGCCGTGCTCCAGGGCCGGTTCCACCGGTACGAGGGGTACTCGCTCCAGCAGGTGACGTTCCCCGTCCGCGTCCTGTACCTCCTCGGCGCACGCATCCTGGTGGTCTCGGCGGCGTGCGGCGGGATGAACCCGCTTTGGGAGCCCGGCGACCTGGTGCTGCTGGACGACCATATCAACCTCCTCGGTGACAACCCGCTCATTGGCCCGAACCTGGACGAGCTGGGGCCACGGTTCCCGGACATGTCGGAGCCCTACGACCGGGACCTGCAACGGCTCGCGCAGGAGGTTGCGCTCGAGTTGCGCATTCCGCTCCGACGGGGCGTGTACGTGGCGGTGCCGGGACCCAACCTCGAGACGCGCGCGGAGTACCGGATGCTGCGGGGCATGGGGGCGGATGTCGTGGGCATGAGTACGGTGCCGGAGGTGATCGTGGCCCGGCACATGGGGATGCGGGTCCTGGGGTGTGCGATCATCACCGATTCCTGCCTGCCGGATGCGCTGGAGCCGACCGCGTTCGAGCGCATCGTCGAGATCGCGATGGCCGCGGAGCCGAAGCTCACGGCGTTGATCCGGGGCGTGCTCGCGCGGCTGGGTCCCGCAGGGGCCGTGTAG
- the tilS gene encoding tRNA lysidine(34) synthetase TilS, translating into MRQGGSGAARRHTDETRGSVVARLRARFRAHLERSRLIEPTDTVLVAVSGGLDSVVLLELLRFGLGDRGPRLAAAHFDHGMRPGSAADAEWVAGLCEAWRVPLERERAASPPRSQAEARAARYRFLQHAAARVGADRIATAHHADDQAETVLFRIIRGTGLRGLAGIPERRGNIVRPLLPFRRTELEAYARAAGLRHREDPTNFSPGYARNRLRHEVLPRLEAIAPGATEALIRLADEARAAEGAWESLLDEVERRVASADDDGVLLARERFLSYHPEVRARLLRRLLHRLGSHPDRAGTRAALEFIRLGASGGHFDVIGGVRLEREFDRIRLRPGPRRAESAVGDRPLIIAGPERGSGVAIIGGRRFAVEWMPGDEETTPTTAAFDAAALRFPLELRGWRAGDRIRLPYGAKKLKKLFVERRIGRSERAATPVLVDAAGRVVWVAGVARAAGTETKPGSPAFHLRIRDAGSA; encoded by the coding sequence ATGAGGCAAGGCGGCAGCGGAGCGGCGCGGCGACACACAGACGAGACCCGCGGGTCCGTGGTCGCGCGGCTCCGCGCCCGGTTCCGCGCGCACCTGGAGCGCAGCCGCCTGATCGAGCCGACCGACACGGTGCTGGTCGCGGTGTCCGGCGGCCTCGACTCCGTCGTCCTCCTGGAGCTGCTGCGGTTCGGGCTCGGCGACCGCGGACCGCGGCTCGCCGCCGCGCACTTCGACCACGGCATGCGGCCGGGCAGCGCTGCGGACGCGGAGTGGGTCGCGGGACTGTGCGAGGCGTGGCGAGTGCCGCTGGAGCGTGAGCGTGCCGCGTCGCCGCCGCGTTCCCAGGCCGAAGCGCGCGCTGCGAGGTATCGTTTCCTCCAGCACGCCGCCGCGCGCGTCGGCGCGGATCGGATCGCGACGGCGCACCACGCCGATGACCAGGCGGAGACCGTGCTGTTCCGCATCATCCGCGGCACCGGCCTGCGGGGCCTCGCCGGCATTCCGGAGCGGCGGGGGAACATCGTCCGGCCGCTGCTCCCGTTCCGGCGGACGGAGCTGGAGGCCTACGCGCGGGCGGCGGGCCTGCGTCACCGGGAGGACCCCACCAACTTCTCCCCGGGCTACGCCCGGAACCGGCTGCGCCATGAAGTGCTGCCGCGCCTCGAGGCCATCGCGCCGGGCGCCACGGAAGCGTTGATCCGTCTCGCGGACGAGGCCCGCGCCGCGGAGGGCGCGTGGGAGTCGCTCCTCGATGAGGTGGAACGGCGAGTCGCATCGGCCGATGACGACGGCGTTCTGCTTGCCAGGGAGCGCTTCCTCTCGTATCATCCCGAAGTCCGCGCCCGGTTGCTCCGCCGCCTCCTCCATCGTCTCGGCAGCCATCCCGATCGCGCGGGAACCCGGGCAGCGCTTGAGTTTATTAGACTTGGCGCGAGCGGCGGTCACTTCGATGTGATCGGCGGCGTGCGCCTGGAGCGGGAATTCGACCGCATTCGGTTGCGGCCGGGCCCGCGGCGGGCGGAATCCGCCGTCGGGGACCGGCCGCTCATCATTGCAGGACCGGAGCGCGGGAGCGGCGTGGCGATCATCGGCGGCCGTCGCTTCGCCGTCGAGTGGATGCCAGGGGACGAGGAGACGACGCCGACGACGGCAGCGTTCGATGCCGCGGCGCTCCGTTTCCCGCTCGAGCTCCGGGGCTGGCGCGCCGGTGACCGCATCCGGCTCCCCTACGGGGCGAAGAAGCTCAAGAAGCTTTTCGTCGAACGGCGGATCGGCCGAAGCGAACGCGCGGCGACGCCGGTGCTCGTGGATGCCGCCGGCCGCGTCGTCTGGGTCGCGGGCGTCGCACGGGCCGCAGGAACGGAAACCAAGCCGGGGAGCCCGGCCTTCCACCTCAGGATCCGTGATGCCGGAAGCGCATAA
- the hpt gene encoding hypoxanthine phosphoribosyltransferase — MKRVVFDQEAIARRVAEMGQEIATAYPDDTKLLVLGLLKGSFIFLADLVRQIPRPLHVDFLVASSYGSGTVTSGEVRLLYDPEATIEGRHVILVEDIIDSGTTLNRLVPLLRERKPASLELCALLHKRVAEDLVLEPRWVGFDAPREFLVGYGLDHAEDYRHLPYIASL, encoded by the coding sequence CTGAAGCGGGTGGTGTTCGACCAGGAGGCGATCGCCCGCCGCGTCGCGGAGATGGGACAGGAGATCGCGACCGCGTACCCGGACGACACGAAGCTCCTGGTGCTCGGCCTGCTGAAGGGATCGTTCATTTTCCTCGCCGACCTGGTGCGTCAGATCCCCCGCCCCCTGCACGTGGACTTCCTGGTGGCGTCCAGCTACGGCTCGGGGACGGTCACCAGCGGCGAGGTGCGGCTGCTCTACGATCCGGAGGCGACGATCGAGGGGCGGCACGTCATCCTGGTGGAGGACATCATTGACAGCGGGACGACGCTGAACCGTCTGGTCCCGCTGCTGCGGGAGCGGAAGCCGGCGAGCCTCGAGCTCTGCGCGCTGCTGCACAAGCGCGTCGCCGAGGACCTGGTCTTGGAGCCGCGCTGGGTCGGCTTCGACGCGCCGCGCGAATTCCTGGTGGGCTACGGCCTGGATCACGCGGAGGATTACAGGCACCTGCCCTACATCGCGAGTCTGTGA
- a CDS encoding flagellar motor protein MotA: MEGTIEYALLQMFKDGGVMMYPLLLCSLVGLGVIIAKFYMLQVADSRSKNLLTRVMELVQKGQLDAAIELCEQTPGPVAAILLSALRRIREGRIEEVEFEKAVKTTGVIELGFLERGLVVLATVANVAPLMGFLGTVAGMISAFGAIAVAGQVEAALVAGGIKVALITTAAGLVIAIPVNIAYNYFVTKIDKLILEMEQGTAAVLNYVWELLKVGGLQPASQGANPGHIGAR; this comes from the coding sequence TTGGAAGGCACCATCGAATACGCGCTGCTTCAGATGTTCAAGGACGGGGGCGTGATGATGTACCCCCTCCTCCTGTGCTCGCTGGTCGGATTGGGCGTGATCATCGCCAAGTTCTACATGCTCCAGGTGGCGGATTCCCGCTCGAAGAACCTGCTGACGCGGGTCATGGAGCTCGTCCAGAAAGGCCAGCTCGACGCCGCCATCGAGCTCTGCGAGCAGACGCCGGGCCCGGTCGCGGCGATCCTCCTGTCGGCCCTGCGTCGGATCCGCGAGGGCCGGATCGAGGAAGTGGAGTTCGAGAAGGCGGTCAAGACGACGGGCGTCATCGAGCTCGGATTCCTGGAGCGCGGGTTGGTGGTGCTCGCGACGGTCGCCAACGTGGCGCCGCTGATGGGCTTCCTCGGCACGGTGGCGGGGATGATCTCCGCCTTCGGCGCGATCGCGGTGGCGGGGCAGGTGGAGGCGGCGCTGGTCGCGGGCGGGATCAAGGTGGCGCTGATCACGACGGCGGCGGGGCTGGTCATCGCCATTCCGGTGAACATCGCCTACAATTACTTCGTGACGAAGATCGACAAGCTCATCCTGGAGATGGAGCAGGGCACCGCGGCGGTCCTGAACTACGTGTGGGAGTTGCTGAAGGTCGGCGGGCTGCAGCCGGCGAGCCAGGGAGCGAACCCGGGTCACATTGGAGCGAGGTGA
- a CDS encoding glycerophosphodiester phosphodiesterase has protein sequence MRGGRRGWRGRRSGAEPDGAPPGPGPVPALPAPARRRGAPRAGAVAGGRVSGGSASTSGGRVDGSAPRPRGGRPIHPAVARRPQFIAHRGGAGLYPENTLHAFRRAVEDWAVDAVELDVHATADGHCVVIHDPTVDRTTDGAGRVADLTLAELQRLDAGYRFTPDGGRTFPYRGQGLRIPTIDEVLAELPSHITVIAEVKARAAQAPLFEAVRRAGAEQRVIAAGMRDADRDLFSQYPGPTSASLEQIRRFVILHRLRLWRLWRPPVDVVQMPEYWNGRRVLTPGLVAALHASGLPVQVWTVDETADMERLLDWGVDGILTDRPDRLAAVLVGRGARRPPPGLTASGASAGEPGGRTG, from the coding sequence GTGCGTGGTGGGCGACGCGGATGGCGAGGACGGCGGAGCGGCGCGGAGCCTGACGGAGCGCCTCCTGGACCTGGTCCTGTACCGGCTCTACCAGCTCCCGCCAGACGACGTGGAGCGCCTCGAGCTGGCGCGGTTGCAGGGGGACGAGTGAGCGGCGGGTCGGCATCGACGAGTGGAGGGCGTGTGGACGGCTCGGCGCCGCGGCCGCGGGGCGGCCGCCCGATCCATCCTGCGGTGGCGCGTCGCCCGCAGTTCATCGCCCACCGCGGCGGTGCGGGCCTCTATCCCGAGAACACCCTCCACGCCTTCCGGCGCGCCGTGGAGGACTGGGCCGTGGACGCGGTCGAGCTGGACGTCCACGCCACGGCGGACGGGCACTGTGTCGTCATTCACGACCCGACGGTGGACCGCACGACGGACGGCGCGGGGCGTGTCGCGGACCTCACGCTGGCGGAGCTCCAGCGGCTGGACGCGGGCTACCGCTTCACGCCGGACGGCGGGCGGACGTTCCCCTACCGGGGGCAGGGGTTGCGCATCCCGACGATCGACGAGGTGCTTGCGGAGCTCCCGTCCCACATCACGGTGATCGCGGAGGTGAAGGCGCGGGCGGCGCAGGCGCCGCTGTTCGAGGCGGTGCGGCGGGCGGGGGCGGAGCAGCGGGTGATCGCGGCGGGGATGCGGGATGCGGATCGCGACCTCTTCTCCCAGTATCCCGGTCCCACGAGCGCGTCGCTCGAGCAGATCCGTCGTTTCGTCATCCTGCACCGTTTGAGGCTGTGGCGGCTGTGGCGGCCGCCGGTGGACGTGGTGCAGATGCCGGAGTACTGGAACGGACGGCGCGTCCTGACGCCGGGGCTCGTGGCGGCGCTGCACGCGTCGGGGCTGCCGGTGCAGGTCTGGACGGTGGACGAGACCGCAGACATGGAGCGGCTGCTGGACTGGGGTGTGGACGGGATACTGACCGACCGGCCGGACCGACTCGCGGCGGTGCTGGTGGGGCGTGGGGCGCGGCGCCCGCCGCCCGGGCTGACCGCGTCCGGCGCGTCGGCGGGCGAGCCGGGCGGGCGGACCGGGTGA
- a CDS encoding YggS family pyridoxal phosphate-dependent enzyme, whose product MYRARLAETLPAVRERLARALERAGRRDEVVIVAVTKGHGPEALEALLDAGLARFGENRVQELEAKVAAVGRERAEWHLIGHLQRNKVRRALPLFDLIHSIDSLRLAQELSKEAGRAGRTVTGLVQVNTSGEPTKGGLRAEEAVEGVGRIVELPGLRIQGLMTMAPFTDDERVIRRTFAAARELFEACAKQVPAFEARHLSMGMSNDFEVAVEEGSTMVRLGTVLLGERRQ is encoded by the coding sequence ATGTACCGAGCGCGGCTGGCGGAGACGCTGCCCGCGGTGCGGGAGCGACTGGCGCGTGCGTTGGAGCGTGCGGGCCGGCGGGACGAAGTGGTGATCGTCGCGGTGACCAAGGGGCACGGCCCGGAGGCGCTGGAGGCGTTGCTGGATGCGGGGCTGGCCCGGTTCGGGGAGAACCGGGTCCAGGAGCTGGAGGCGAAGGTGGCGGCGGTAGGGCGGGAGCGTGCCGAATGGCACCTGATCGGCCACCTCCAGCGGAACAAGGTGCGGCGGGCGCTCCCGCTGTTCGATCTCATTCACAGCATCGACTCGCTGCGGCTGGCGCAGGAGTTGTCGAAGGAGGCGGGGAGGGCGGGGCGTACGGTGACCGGGCTGGTCCAGGTCAACACGTCCGGGGAGCCGACGAAGGGCGGGCTGCGCGCAGAGGAGGCGGTAGAGGGGGTGGGGCGGATCGTGGAGCTGCCCGGGTTGCGCATCCAGGGGCTCATGACGATGGCGCCGTTCACCGACGACGAGCGGGTGATCCGTCGGACGTTCGCTGCGGCGCGTGAGCTGTTCGAGGCGTGCGCGAAGCAGGTCCCGGCGTTCGAGGCGCGACACCTCTCGATGGGGATGTCCAACGACTTTGAGGTGGCGGTGGAGGAAGGAAGCACGATGGTGCGCCTGGGCACCGTTCTCCTGGGGGAGCGTAGGCAATGA
- a CDS encoding cell division protein FtsH, whose amino-acid sequence MPERDGSRGNRGSRWARLSRTASFWILVFLVPILIIQVLSPRRDDSVELSYSQFIEQLDAGNVARVTITEGQRVEGVLSTPVMSETAGRPVRNFYTLLPIKDSESLLARIEARVPVVDAAEPPQNWWVFFAQMLPWLLLIGIWFFFLRQMQAGGSKAFQFGKSKARLLSGDTPKVTFADVAGADEAKEELREIIEFLKDPQKFSRLGGRLPKGALLVGPPGTGKTLLAKAVAGEAGRPFFSMSGSDFVEMFVGVGASRVRDLFEQGKAHAPCIIFIDEIDAVGRHRGAGLGGGHDEREQTLNQLLVEMDGFESNDGVILLAATNRPDVLDPALLRPGRFDRQIVVDAPDVKGREGILRVHLRKIPLADDVDVAALARGTPGMSGADLANLVNEAALLAARRNRDKVYMADLEEAKDKVMLGAERKSLVLSESERRLTAYHEAGHAVVALKTPGLDPLHKVTIVPRGRALGVTASLPEEDRHAYSKDYLLARLAMLFGGRAAEELVFGPDKVTTGAGNDIERATRLARRMVTCYGMSDLVGPLAVGDSEQEVFLGRELVQRREISEKTAELVDSEVKRLIDEAYQRALNTIQENRDLLERIAEALLERETLDREDIERLAAGEPLPPLRQAPDGQAGRATPEKSLAPALGAPDGVAAEESGGRSRAASAAREAAAHRVGEAEADPNPVG is encoded by the coding sequence ATGCCCGAGCGCGACGGCAGTCGAGGGAACCGTGGATCCCGTTGGGCGCGTCTGTCGAGGACGGCGTCCTTCTGGATCCTCGTGTTCCTGGTCCCGATCCTCATCATCCAGGTGTTGAGCCCGCGGCGCGACGACTCGGTCGAGCTGAGCTATTCGCAGTTCATCGAGCAGCTCGACGCGGGCAACGTCGCGCGGGTGACCATCACGGAGGGGCAGCGCGTCGAGGGTGTCCTGAGCACGCCGGTCATGTCGGAGACGGCCGGTCGGCCGGTGAGGAACTTCTACACGCTGCTCCCCATCAAGGACAGCGAGAGCCTGCTCGCGCGGATCGAGGCGCGGGTGCCCGTGGTGGACGCTGCGGAGCCCCCGCAGAACTGGTGGGTCTTCTTCGCCCAGATGCTGCCGTGGCTGCTGCTGATCGGCATCTGGTTCTTCTTCCTGCGGCAGATGCAGGCGGGCGGCTCGAAGGCGTTCCAGTTCGGCAAGTCGAAGGCGCGGCTGCTCAGTGGTGATACGCCGAAGGTCACGTTCGCGGACGTGGCGGGGGCGGATGAGGCGAAGGAGGAGCTCCGGGAGATCATCGAGTTCCTGAAGGACCCGCAGAAGTTCAGCCGGTTGGGAGGCCGGCTGCCGAAGGGCGCGCTGCTGGTGGGGCCGCCGGGGACGGGGAAGACGCTGCTGGCGAAGGCGGTGGCGGGCGAGGCGGGTCGGCCGTTCTTCTCCATGTCGGGGTCCGACTTCGTGGAGATGTTCGTGGGCGTGGGCGCCTCGCGGGTGCGCGACCTGTTCGAGCAGGGCAAGGCCCACGCGCCGTGCATCATCTTCATTGACGAGATCGACGCCGTGGGCCGTCACCGCGGCGCCGGGCTGGGCGGCGGGCACGACGAGCGGGAGCAGACGCTGAACCAGCTCCTGGTGGAGATGGACGGCTTCGAGTCCAACGACGGCGTGATCCTGCTGGCGGCCACGAACCGGCCGGATGTGCTGGACCCGGCGCTGCTCCGCCCGGGGCGGTTCGACCGACAGATCGTGGTGGACGCGCCGGACGTGAAGGGGCGCGAGGGGATCCTCCGGGTCCACTTGCGGAAGATCCCGCTGGCGGACGACGTGGACGTGGCGGCGCTGGCGCGCGGGACGCCGGGGATGAGCGGCGCGGACCTGGCGAATCTGGTGAACGAGGCGGCGTTGCTGGCGGCGCGCCGCAACCGTGACAAGGTGTACATGGCCGACCTCGAGGAGGCCAAGGACAAGGTGATGCTGGGCGCCGAGCGGAAGAGCCTGGTGCTCTCCGAGTCGGAGCGGCGGCTGACGGCCTACCACGAGGCGGGTCACGCTGTGGTGGCGCTCAAGACCCCCGGCCTCGATCCGTTGCACAAGGTCACGATCGTGCCGCGTGGCCGGGCGCTGGGGGTTACGGCATCGCTGCCGGAAGAGGACCGGCACGCGTACTCGAAGGACTACCTGCTGGCGCGGCTGGCGATGCTGTTCGGCGGGCGGGCGGCGGAGGAGCTCGTGTTCGGGCCGGACAAGGTGACGACGGGCGCCGGCAACGACATCGAGCGTGCGACCCGGCTCGCGCGCCGGATGGTGACGTGCTACGGCATGAGCGACCTCGTCGGCCCGTTGGCCGTGGGCGACTCCGAGCAGGAGGTGTTCCTGGGCCGTGAGCTGGTGCAGCGCCGGGAGATCTCGGAGAAGACCGCCGAGCTGGTGGATTCGGAGGTCAAGCGGCTGATCGACGAGGCGTACCAGCGGGCGCTGAACACGATCCAGGAGAACCGGGACCTGCTCGAGCGGATCGCGGAGGCGCTGCTGGAGCGCGAGACGCTGGACCGGGAGGACATCGAGCGGCTCGCGGCGGGCGAGCCGTTGCCGCCGTTGCGGCAGGCACCCGACGGCCAGGCCGGCCGGGCGACTCCGGAGAAGAGCCTGGCGCCGGCGCTGGGCGCCCCCGACGGGGTCGCGGCGGAGGAGTCCGGCGGGCGGAGCCGGGCGGCCTCCGCGGCCCGGGAGGCGGCGGCGCACCGGGTGGGGGAGGCGGAGGCGGATCCCAACCCCGTGGGGTGA
- a CDS encoding biopolymer transporter ExbD, whose amino-acid sequence MAIMKKKKRVSGEIPTSSMADIAFLLLIFFLVTTVFDEEKGLSIVLPEPQQELEVSQKNVLHLMVRADGIVEVKRGESPSIQPVRPSEIETIWRVEVAQNPNLIAAVKTYPDAPYRNMIAVLDQLQKAGAERISLQMME is encoded by the coding sequence ATGGCGATCATGAAGAAGAAGAAGCGGGTCAGCGGTGAGATCCCCACCTCGTCCATGGCGGACATCGCCTTCCTCCTGCTGATCTTCTTCCTGGTGACCACGGTGTTCGACGAGGAGAAGGGCCTTTCCATCGTGCTCCCGGAGCCGCAGCAGGAACTCGAGGTCTCGCAGAAGAACGTCCTCCACCTCATGGTGCGGGCGGACGGCATCGTGGAGGTGAAGCGGGGCGAGAGCCCGTCGATCCAGCCGGTGCGGCCGTCGGAGATCGAGACGATCTGGCGGGTGGAGGTTGCCCAGAACCCGAACCTGATCGCCGCGGTGAAGACGTACCCGGACGCGCCGTACCGGAACATGATCGCGGTGCTGGACCAGCTCCAGAAGGCTGGCGCGGAGCGGATCTCCCTGCAGATGATGGAGTGA
- a CDS encoding TIGR00159 family protein codes for MRRRAPARGAPVPRARRARRPPCPDRGRSPAQRTVRDLFQRYSFLLPGLKDLAQILIVAAGFYYVLRLLARTRAMQMLFGLVVLVLIYFAARLFDLGLIEYIMEMLFQYGAIAALIVFQPELRSALARLGQSRMLRLFNKMEETAVVEELIEAVERLSRAKIGAIIAVEREVGLDEYAQTGTRIQAAVSADILVSIFAPYGPLHDGAVLIRRDTIIAAGVILPLTQFPVADRSLGTRHRAALGLSEETDALVIVVSEETAQVSLAYRGRLERNVTSERLYEALTGQPRVPTAAGRGERVDRSGRGG; via the coding sequence CTGCGTCGTCGCGCTCCAGCGCGGGGCGCGCCTGTTCCGCGTGCACGACGTGCTCGCCGTCCGCCGTGCCCTGACCGTGGCCGAAGCCCTGCTCAGCGCACCGTGAGAGACCTGTTCCAGCGGTACTCCTTCCTGCTCCCCGGCCTGAAGGACCTGGCCCAGATCCTCATCGTCGCCGCCGGCTTCTACTACGTGCTGCGGCTGCTGGCCCGCACGCGGGCCATGCAGATGCTCTTCGGCCTCGTGGTGCTCGTCCTGATCTACTTCGCCGCGCGGCTGTTCGACCTGGGCCTCATCGAATACATCATGGAGATGCTGTTCCAGTACGGCGCCATCGCGGCGCTGATCGTCTTCCAGCCCGAGTTGCGGAGCGCGCTGGCGCGGCTGGGACAGAGCCGTATGTTGCGGCTTTTCAACAAGATGGAAGAAACGGCGGTGGTGGAGGAGCTGATCGAGGCGGTGGAGCGTCTGTCGCGGGCGAAGATCGGCGCCATCATCGCCGTGGAACGCGAGGTGGGGCTGGACGAGTATGCACAGACGGGGACGCGGATCCAGGCGGCGGTCTCGGCGGACATCCTGGTCAGCATCTTCGCTCCCTACGGCCCGCTGCACGACGGCGCGGTGCTGATCCGGCGGGACACGATCATCGCGGCCGGGGTGATCCTGCCGCTGACCCAGTTCCCGGTGGCGGACCGCAGCCTCGGCACGCGGCACCGGGCGGCGCTGGGGCTCTCCGAGGAGACGGACGCGCTGGTGATCGTGGTGAGCGAGGAGACGGCGCAGGTCTCGCTGGCGTACCGGGGCCGCCTGGAGCGCAACGTGACCTCGGAGCGGCTCTACGAGGCGCTGACGGGGCAGCCGCGGGTCCCGACGGCGGCGGGGCGGGGAGAGCGCGTTGACAGGTCTGGCCGGGGCGGGTAG